A region of Chitinophaga horti DNA encodes the following proteins:
- a CDS encoding DUF5007 domain-containing protein: MKLKYIIITLGITVAGIAACEKVPEGYISDKFAYRPNPFIAMQGLTAYSPSIEADGSTLPLTVKLLEVRDKSTGKVLDSNDLRPREITTYLAELLPTDTTLELLNKKLSRGMKRPFEIQENGGRIILTAGTEYWDTGRYVFDVQVTNIRGTRTIKNVGEVLLNPKVYYEVVRRTVTTSDNGSETNFQDVYAGGQMPLTIDRDPAGPHRIILKFKDKNGKNFNPKMGEIVYRGDRPHFQKYNPFFKEERTDSTIEFGHPNLAKFPFFMVNNDVSSYYRIPAAFTEAVRNVNATFSVTFYGGGTWTLTMHTGVARKPI; the protein is encoded by the coding sequence ATGAAACTTAAATATATCATCATCACACTAGGCATCACCGTTGCTGGTATCGCCGCCTGCGAAAAGGTGCCCGAAGGTTACATCAGCGATAAGTTCGCCTACCGTCCCAATCCGTTCATCGCCATGCAGGGCTTAACGGCCTACTCGCCCTCCATCGAAGCCGATGGGTCAACACTGCCATTAACCGTTAAACTGCTCGAAGTACGCGATAAATCAACCGGTAAAGTGCTCGACAGCAACGATCTCAGGCCGCGCGAGATCACCACTTACCTGGCGGAATTACTGCCCACCGATACTACCCTCGAACTGCTGAACAAAAAGCTGTCGCGCGGTATGAAGCGGCCTTTTGAAATACAGGAAAACGGTGGCCGTATTATACTCACTGCCGGCACCGAATATTGGGATACCGGCCGGTATGTGTTCGATGTGCAGGTGACCAACATTCGCGGCACGCGCACGATCAAAAACGTGGGCGAGGTGTTGCTGAACCCGAAGGTGTATTACGAAGTGGTGCGCCGCACGGTAACTACTTCGGATAACGGCAGCGAAACCAATTTCCAGGATGTGTATGCCGGCGGACAAATGCCGCTCACCATCGATCGCGATCCCGCGGGGCCGCACCGCATCATCCTGAAGTTTAAGGACAAGAACGGTAAAAACTTCAATCCTAAAATGGGCGAAATCGTTTACCGCGGCGACCGTCCGCATTTCCAGAAATACAATCCGTTCTTTAAAGAGGAACGCACCGATAGTACCATCGAATTTGGTCATCCGAACCTGGCGAAGTTCCCGTTCTTTATGGTGAATAACGATGTGTCGTCGTACTACCGCATACCGGCTGCCTTTACGGAAGCCGTGCGTAACGTGAACGCCACTTTTTCGGTTACCTTTTATGGCGGCGGTACGTGGACGTTGACCATGCATACTGGCGTAGCCCGCAAGCCTATTTAA
- a CDS encoding sugar phosphate isomerase/epimerase family protein → MNENNNTRRSFLRHLGVFTAGISLGPAFLTACNNAGKTPGSDSAASGADSSQHAGLPKDLFFQISLAEWSFHQALFAKKMDHLDFAIRAKKEFDIHAVEYVNQFFKDKAKDKNYLGEMKKRCDDNGVKSVLIMCDGEGELGDKDVKARMKAVENHYKWVEAAQFLGCHSIRVNAAGQGTAEEVAKNAADGLGKLTDFAKDFNIGVIVENHGGYSSNGKWLSDVMKTVNRPGCGTLPDFGNFCINRTKPEAQTPEAWAKTTCLEEYDKYQGVQELMPFAKGVSAKTYDFDDAGNSVQVDYARMLKIVKEAGYTGHIGIEYEGSKLSEDEGIKKTRDLLRKVGAQLA, encoded by the coding sequence ATGAATGAGAACAATAACACCCGCAGGAGTTTCCTGCGGCACCTCGGCGTGTTTACAGCAGGTATCAGCCTGGGTCCCGCTTTTCTAACAGCCTGTAACAACGCCGGCAAAACGCCAGGTTCCGATAGCGCTGCTTCCGGTGCAGACTCCAGTCAGCATGCAGGGCTACCCAAAGACCTGTTCTTCCAGATCTCTCTTGCCGAATGGTCGTTCCACCAGGCATTATTCGCTAAAAAGATGGACCACCTCGACTTCGCCATCCGCGCGAAGAAGGAGTTCGACATCCATGCAGTGGAATATGTGAACCAGTTCTTTAAAGACAAGGCAAAGGATAAGAACTACCTGGGCGAAATGAAGAAGCGTTGCGACGACAACGGGGTGAAAAGTGTACTCATTATGTGCGATGGGGAAGGAGAGCTGGGTGATAAAGACGTCAAGGCCCGTATGAAAGCCGTAGAGAATCATTATAAATGGGTAGAAGCCGCCCAGTTCCTGGGCTGCCACTCCATTCGCGTAAACGCAGCCGGTCAGGGTACGGCCGAAGAAGTAGCGAAGAACGCGGCCGACGGGTTGGGTAAACTCACCGACTTTGCGAAAGACTTCAACATCGGCGTGATCGTTGAAAACCACGGCGGCTACTCCTCCAACGGCAAGTGGCTGAGCGATGTGATGAAAACGGTGAACCGCCCGGGTTGCGGCACGCTGCCCGACTTTGGCAACTTCTGCATCAACCGTACGAAACCAGAAGCCCAAACACCTGAGGCCTGGGCTAAAACCACCTGCCTGGAAGAATACGATAAATACCAGGGCGTACAGGAACTGATGCCTTTCGCAAAAGGTGTGAGCGCCAAGACTTACGACTTCGACGATGCCGGCAACTCCGTTCAGGTAGATTATGCCCGTATGCTGAAGATCGTAAAAGAGGCGGGTTACACCGGCCACATTGGTATTGAGTATGAAGGCAGCAAACTGTCGGAGGACGAGGGTATTAAAAAGACCCGCGACCTGCTGCGAAAGGTAGGCGCACAACTTGCGTAA